In one Palaemon carinicauda isolate YSFRI2023 chromosome 25, ASM3689809v2, whole genome shotgun sequence genomic region, the following are encoded:
- the LOC137618993 gene encoding uncharacterized protein, translated as MMGTTFTSQLWTSLANLLGIILPQTTIYKPAANGRVEDFHRTLKAALMSHCKDYSWFTQLSWVLLGLRTTPKDALDVSAAGMVYGDGLVVHPEYFPSATSSDNLKRLRHNVERFTLHCQTYKPQAKQHILNDLHSSMHVFLRKDTTNPPLIAPYMGLFLVIRRTLKACLLNMSNKESWVSIDRLKPAYLLPDNLHTNIQHDIQDSTQGEEGLGESPKYDSSDEDFKPGNEANSDSNSPIPTSGNIKNFQESQDQST; from the exons ATGAT gggtaccactttcacctctcaattgtggacatcattagcgaatctcctgggaatcatccTTCCTCAGACAACCATATACAAACCTGCTGCCAACGGTAGGGTTGAAGACTTTCACcgtacactcaaagcagctttgatgtcccactgcaaggactacagctggtttacccagctttcctgggtcctcctgggactaaggactactcctaaagatgccctggatgtctcagcagctggaatggtgtatggcgatggATTGGTCGTCCATCCAGAatattttccatctgcaacctcctccgacaatctcaagCGCCTACGTCACAATGTGGAAAGATTTACTCTacactgccagacttacaagccccaagctaagcaacacatactaaaCGATCTGCACTCATCAATGCATGTCTTTTTGCGCAAGGACACTACTAATCCACCGTTAATCGCCCCTTACATGGGtcttttcctcgtgatccgtcgtacgcTGAAAGCATGCCTCCTCAATATGAGTAACAAAGAaagctgggtctccattgatcgcctaaaacctgcatatctactGCCAGATAACCTGCATact AATATTCAGCATGATATTCAGGATTCCACACAAGGTGAAGAGGGTTTAGGAGAAAGCCCAAAATACGACTCATCAGACGAAGACTTCAAACCTGGAAATGAGGCCAATTCGGACTCAAACTCACCAATTCCTACAtcaggaaatataaaaaatttccaaGAATCACAGGATCAATCAACGTGA